The Saccharomonospora cyanea NA-134 genome includes a region encoding these proteins:
- a CDS encoding alpha/beta hydrolase family protein translates to MHPPITGTAAGVPFTALPPAGNGPAPLIVTWHMLDPPRSDAAFAAALPMNDLPAWRVHLGMPMCGARMVDGSMDAGWKLIQQDVLMSAMYPFVRQATEEFPAALASIRAQLPVGDGPIGVLGGSLGGAVALRILADTEIPVFAGAVVNAAVRMRSVIDLFPGDYPYDAESEKAVDSLDFVAKAGVIAGRAPLLVVSGELDHPAFRDDAVDLVDALGDRSELLSIPGLAHPLVEEPGIEPAPPLPPVREVDAGLTAWFRRHLAKTG, encoded by the coding sequence ATGCACCCACCGATCACGGGCACCGCCGCCGGCGTGCCGTTCACCGCTCTGCCCCCGGCCGGCAACGGCCCCGCACCGTTGATCGTCACCTGGCACATGCTGGATCCGCCGAGGTCGGACGCCGCGTTCGCCGCCGCGTTGCCGATGAACGACCTTCCCGCGTGGCGGGTGCATCTCGGCATGCCGATGTGCGGTGCGCGCATGGTCGACGGCAGCATGGACGCGGGCTGGAAGCTGATCCAGCAGGACGTCCTGATGTCCGCCATGTACCCGTTCGTCCGGCAGGCGACCGAGGAGTTCCCCGCCGCGCTGGCGTCGATCCGTGCTCAACTGCCGGTCGGTGACGGTCCGATCGGTGTGCTCGGTGGCTCGCTGGGCGGGGCCGTCGCGCTGCGGATCCTTGCCGACACCGAGATCCCGGTGTTCGCCGGTGCCGTCGTGAACGCCGCCGTCCGGATGCGGTCCGTCATCGACCTGTTCCCCGGCGACTACCCGTATGACGCCGAGTCCGAGAAGGCCGTCGACAGCCTGGACTTCGTCGCCAAGGCGGGCGTCATCGCCGGTCGCGCGCCGCTGCTGGTCGTCAGCGGCGAACTGGACCACCCCGCGTTTCGCGACGACGCGGTGGACCTCGTCGACGCGTTGGGCGACCGGTCCGAGCTGCTGTCGATCCCCGGGCTGGCCCACCCGCTCGTCGAGGAACCCGGCATCGAGCCCGCGCCACCACTGCCACCGGTCCGCGAGGTGGACGCCGGCCTGACGGCCTGGTTCCGGCGCCACCTCGCGAAGACGGGCTGA
- a CDS encoding protein kinase domain-containing protein: MTTGDDADELVLVGRGPVATVYAGVRDDAGFALKVYPGVLDRRTLRAVRTELSTLASLRGHAPVLVADSVESLPGGRTGLRMELCAQSLAEFVEGAGRRPAEETLTMGEALVEALAAAHGRGVVHGGVSPGNVLFQGSGATLLSDFGTTLRRRFAPDTSPHETAAPETLRDGSLDERSDLYGLGATLYFALTGRSPHPRYRGEPDDAYVLRVLSEPVAAIDRPDVPPALADLVLRLLAKNPADRPGNAAEVGARLRAVRAGAERPAPPLLPDLGEPILVSGPARRRRRRRLGPGPVVVGLMAVAMLVVGAVLLLAYRPQDVAVSPAPAEIRGPATPSPPPARTPHVELAEPLDHGHYVELSWHSEARLHYAVLIAVEGGGLDTVYVRDRTSHRVEVDPALGYCFRVHGTDGARVYTSEVRSLRDATCSL, from the coding sequence GTGACGACGGGCGACGATGCCGACGAACTCGTGTTGGTGGGTCGAGGGCCGGTCGCCACCGTGTACGCCGGAGTACGCGACGACGCGGGATTCGCGCTCAAGGTCTACCCCGGCGTGCTCGATCGCCGGACTCTCCGAGCGGTGCGCACCGAACTCTCGACTCTGGCCTCACTCCGCGGCCACGCTCCCGTGCTCGTGGCCGACTCCGTCGAGTCCCTGCCCGGAGGCCGGACGGGCCTGCGCATGGAACTGTGCGCACAGTCGCTGGCCGAGTTCGTCGAGGGCGCGGGGCGGAGGCCGGCGGAGGAGACGCTCACCATGGGTGAAGCCCTCGTGGAGGCCCTGGCCGCCGCGCACGGCCGGGGCGTCGTGCACGGCGGTGTCTCTCCCGGCAACGTACTGTTCCAGGGTTCCGGCGCCACCCTGCTCTCCGACTTCGGTACCACGCTGCGGCGCCGATTCGCCCCCGACACCTCTCCGCACGAGACGGCCGCGCCGGAGACGCTGCGCGACGGCTCGCTGGACGAACGGTCCGACCTCTACGGACTCGGTGCGACGCTGTACTTCGCGCTGACCGGGCGCTCCCCACATCCGCGCTACCGCGGGGAACCCGACGACGCGTACGTGTTGCGTGTGCTGAGTGAGCCGGTGGCCGCGATCGACCGCCCCGACGTTCCTCCGGCACTCGCGGACCTGGTACTGCGCCTGCTCGCGAAGAACCCCGCCGACCGCCCCGGTAACGCGGCGGAGGTCGGCGCCCGCCTGCGAGCGGTCCGCGCGGGCGCCGAGCGCCCGGCGCCCCCACTGCTCCCCGATCTCGGTGAGCCCATCCTGGTGTCCGGCCCGGCGCGGCGGCGCCGTCGGCGACGGCTGGGGCCCGGCCCGGTCGTGGTGGGGCTGATGGCCGTGGCGATGCTCGTCGTCGGTGCCGTGCTGCTGCTCGCCTACCGACCACAGGACGTCGCTGTGTCGCCCGCCCCGGCCGAGATCCGGGGGCCGGCGACGCCGTCGCCGCCGCCGGCCCGCACGCCGCACGTGGAGCTGGCCGAACCCCTCGACCACGGCCACTACGTGGAACTGTCGTGGCACAGCGAAGCGCGACTCCACTATGCCGTGTTGATCGCCGTGGAGGGCGGTGGCCTCGACACCGTGTACGTACGCGACAGGACCAGCCACCGCGTCGAGGTCGATCCGGCGCTGGGGTACTGCTTCCGCGTTCACGGCACCGACGGTGCGCGGGTGTACACCAGCGAGGTCCGGTCGCTCCGCGACGCCACCTGCTCCCTGTGA
- a CDS encoding transglutaminase family protein, translating into MTPRAGATACVVLAAVVAGLLFVPVFGLPALLAPVGVPASAVLVAALLCRRPALSAWRPVLTLLSGLLAVVETCLWPTTVAGVPTGDTLAAFRQGITLSWQQALQSTWPARGDAELVLFVPLLVVVAGVLGIELLHRTASFAALLPSLAVLVLAQTYVAVSGWSAAVAGLAYVAVVGCLALAGRDDADRAAAGGAPDTVLVGVVGVAAMLVVTVVLPSPSPRYSLRDDWTVPLAQVSVASPLDRVASRLADPAEPLFRLHGDVAGHWPLVVLDAFDGVTWHPGTRYRTLGAGLRPGPEVDVAVRGRTTRVELLNLDGPWLPSRTWPSRVEGAAPLVEERHGSLLVPEGPSPREYTLTWWGPEVTAEVLADAAVDGDAEGGLAAIGDVPPEVAALAERAVGDGRPTFRTAVLLERYLRENYTVASGDELTSGHSWPHLTEFLLSSRRGTSEQFAAAYVVLARIRGIPARLVVGFRVPEQTESYTVHNSNVEAWPEVAVEGVGWVPLDPTGAALADGPKGDGLGAVTQQAREVVEHHGPGPMPPRREHERQEERHGDPGTPGSTLPVWLATAVPLGLVVSWFGGLTAVKAVRRGRRRRLTGPAGVLAAWAEARDRLRGHGVVVTPAMTARDVAEAATTVADPPTVAAVRDLAVQVDLAVWSDRSAHRGDDTERAWEAVGTIRRGLARRGWRARLRAALDHRTLWAP; encoded by the coding sequence ATGACACCGAGGGCAGGCGCGACCGCGTGTGTCGTCCTCGCGGCCGTCGTCGCGGGACTGCTGTTCGTACCCGTGTTCGGACTACCGGCGCTGTTGGCGCCCGTCGGGGTGCCCGCTTCGGCGGTGCTCGTCGCCGCGTTGCTGTGCCGGAGACCCGCGCTCTCCGCGTGGCGGCCGGTACTCACCCTGCTGAGCGGCCTGCTCGCCGTCGTGGAAACCTGCTTGTGGCCGACCACCGTGGCGGGTGTGCCCACCGGGGACACCCTGGCGGCGTTCCGGCAGGGGATCACGTTGTCGTGGCAGCAGGCGTTGCAGTCGACGTGGCCCGCCCGCGGCGATGCGGAACTCGTGTTGTTCGTACCCCTGCTCGTCGTGGTCGCCGGTGTGCTCGGCATCGAGCTGTTGCACCGGACCGCCTCGTTCGCGGCGCTCCTGCCGAGCCTCGCCGTTCTGGTCCTCGCGCAGACCTACGTCGCCGTGTCGGGGTGGTCCGCGGCGGTGGCCGGGCTGGCCTACGTCGCCGTGGTGGGTTGCCTGGCGCTGGCGGGCCGGGACGACGCCGACCGCGCGGCAGCCGGTGGGGCTCCGGACACTGTCCTCGTCGGTGTGGTCGGAGTGGCCGCGATGCTCGTGGTGACGGTGGTGCTGCCGTCACCGAGCCCGCGTTACTCGCTGCGGGACGACTGGACCGTGCCGCTGGCACAGGTGAGTGTGGCGAGTCCGCTCGATCGCGTCGCTTCCCGGTTGGCCGACCCGGCCGAACCGCTGTTCCGGCTCCACGGCGACGTGGCGGGCCACTGGCCTCTCGTGGTGCTGGACGCCTTCGACGGCGTCACGTGGCATCCCGGCACCCGGTACCGCACGCTCGGTGCCGGGCTGCGGCCCGGCCCGGAGGTCGACGTGGCCGTGCGCGGGCGAACCACCCGGGTCGAACTGCTGAACCTGGACGGTCCCTGGTTGCCCAGCCGCACGTGGCCCTCCCGGGTGGAGGGTGCCGCGCCGCTGGTCGAGGAACGCCACGGAAGCCTGCTCGTGCCCGAAGGCCCGAGCCCACGCGAGTACACCCTCACGTGGTGGGGTCCGGAGGTCACCGCCGAGGTGCTGGCCGACGCCGCCGTCGACGGGGACGCCGAAGGCGGGCTCGCCGCGATCGGTGACGTTCCGCCGGAGGTTGCCGCGCTGGCGGAGCGAGCGGTGGGGGACGGGCGGCCCACGTTCCGGACAGCCGTCCTGCTGGAGCGCTACCTGCGGGAGAACTACACCGTCGCCAGCGGGGACGAGCTGACGTCCGGGCATTCCTGGCCGCACCTGACGGAGTTCCTGCTGTCGAGCCGCCGGGGGACCAGTGAGCAGTTCGCCGCCGCCTATGTCGTGTTGGCGCGTATCCGCGGGATACCGGCGAGACTGGTCGTGGGGTTCCGGGTCCCCGAGCAGACCGAGTCGTACACCGTCCACAACAGCAACGTGGAGGCCTGGCCCGAGGTCGCCGTGGAGGGCGTCGGGTGGGTGCCGCTGGACCCGACCGGGGCCGCCCTGGCGGACGGTCCGAAGGGGGACGGCCTGGGCGCGGTGACCCAACAGGCGCGTGAGGTGGTGGAACACCACGGCCCCGGCCCGATGCCACCGCGAAGAGAGCACGAACGGCAGGAGGAGCGGCACGGCGACCCCGGGACCCCGGGGAGCACCCTGCCGGTCTGGCTGGCCACCGCCGTGCCGTTGGGGCTGGTGGTGAGCTGGTTCGGCGGGCTCACCGCGGTGAAGGCGGTGCGGAGGGGCAGGCGACGACGACTGACCGGGCCCGCGGGGGTGCTCGCGGCGTGGGCGGAAGCACGCGACCGGTTGCGAGGCCACGGCGTCGTCGTGACACCGGCGATGACCGCGCGGGACGTCGCTGAGGCGGCCACCACGGTGGCCGATCCGCCGACGGTGGCCGCCGTGCGCGACCTCGCCGTGCAGGTCGACCTCGCCGTGTGGTCGGATCGGAGTGCCCACCGCGGTGACGACACCGAACGGGCGTGGGAGGCAGTCGGCACGATCCGCCGTGGACTCGCCCGAAGAGGATGGCGGGCCCGGCTACGCGCAGCGCTCGATCACCGGACACTGTGGGCGCCCTGA
- a CDS encoding TetR/AcrR family transcriptional regulator gives MNDFATRRMNPERRRRLLETAAREFAESGYEGASLNRIIRECRMSKSSFYYYVESKRHLFDLVVRELTRELLDRLSVPDPKEFAADFWPNTARVFERLTVLAREQPLFADVGRMFHLPGAPTDPGSAAGSALAAARSWLDRALAEGVAAGAVRGDLPPSLLRDVTFAVLATFDEWTLRHQEDLDGEVMRALVRGELAALRRLLAPDTEVPS, from the coding sequence GTGAACGATTTCGCGACCCGGAGAATGAATCCCGAAAGGCGTCGTCGCCTGCTGGAGACCGCGGCCCGGGAGTTCGCGGAGTCCGGATACGAGGGAGCCTCCCTCAACCGCATCATCCGTGAGTGCCGCATGAGCAAGAGTTCCTTCTACTACTACGTCGAGTCCAAGAGACATCTGTTCGACCTCGTGGTACGGGAACTGACCCGGGAACTGCTGGATCGGCTCTCCGTTCCGGACCCCAAGGAATTCGCGGCCGATTTCTGGCCGAACACGGCCCGCGTTTTCGAGCGCCTCACCGTGCTGGCCCGCGAACAGCCGCTGTTCGCCGACGTCGGCCGGATGTTCCACCTTCCCGGAGCGCCCACGGACCCGGGCTCGGCGGCGGGTTCGGCGCTCGCGGCCGCACGGTCGTGGCTCGACCGCGCCCTGGCCGAGGGCGTCGCGGCGGGCGCGGTCCGCGGAGATCTCCCTCCGAGCCTCCTGCGAGACGTCACCTTCGCCGTCCTGGCGACGTTCGACGAGTGGACCCTGCGCCACCAGGAGGACCTCGACGGGGAGGTGATGCGGGCGCTGGTGCGCGGTGAGCTGGCCGCGCTGCGGCGGCTACTGGCACCCGACACGGAGGTGCCGTCGTGA
- a CDS encoding DinB family protein, with product MNPQDPKSVLHHYLTAAREALVWKLEGLTEYDVRRPLTPTGTNLLGLLKHLAGCEVTYFAFTFDRPFDEHLPWLADDAEDNMDMWATAEESREDIVDLYRRACAHSDRTIASLDLDSPGIVPHWPAERAHTTLHAVLVHMIAETQRHAGHADIVRELVDGAAGLLEGKLNLPNGDADWWRNHHDRLERVAREVSGRP from the coding sequence ATGAATCCCCAGGATCCCAAGTCCGTTCTCCACCACTACCTCACGGCAGCGCGTGAGGCGCTCGTGTGGAAGCTGGAGGGTCTGACCGAGTACGACGTCCGACGCCCGCTCACCCCCACCGGCACGAACCTGCTGGGCCTGCTCAAACACCTGGCGGGCTGTGAGGTCACCTACTTCGCCTTCACCTTCGACCGGCCGTTCGACGAGCACCTCCCGTGGTTGGCCGACGACGCCGAGGACAACATGGACATGTGGGCCACGGCCGAGGAATCACGCGAGGACATCGTCGACCTGTACCGGCGGGCGTGCGCGCACTCGGACCGCACCATCGCCAGCCTCGACCTGGATTCGCCCGGCATCGTGCCGCACTGGCCCGCCGAACGTGCGCACACCACACTCCACGCCGTGCTGGTCCACATGATCGCCGAGACCCAGCGGCACGCCGGGCACGCCGACATCGTGAGAGAACTCGTCGACGGTGCGGCGGGGCTCCTCGAAGGAAAACTCAACCTGCCGAACGGCGACGCGGACTGGTGGCGCAACCACCACGACAGGCTGGAGCGCGTCGCCCGTGAGGTGAGCGGACGCCCGTGA
- a CDS encoding nitroreductase family deazaflavin-dependent oxidoreductase, with the protein MTRHEPPRRPTGLSRLMFRLPIHLFRLRLGWLFGGRLLLLHHTGRRSGRRRATVIEVVGHADGAYVVASGFGPRADWYRNVLAHPEVAIVVRTTAAPAIATPVPPAEAAEFMVAYASRHPWVARQLCKRLMGFPVDGSEEGFREVGRRVPFVRLTPRGLAP; encoded by the coding sequence ATGACCCGCCACGAACCACCCCGGAGGCCGACCGGGCTGTCCCGGCTGATGTTCCGGCTGCCGATCCACCTCTTCCGCCTGCGGTTGGGCTGGTTGTTCGGCGGACGGCTGCTGCTGCTCCACCACACCGGACGCCGCTCCGGCAGGAGGCGGGCCACCGTGATCGAGGTGGTCGGCCACGCCGACGGCGCCTACGTCGTCGCGTCGGGCTTCGGCCCGCGCGCCGACTGGTACCGCAACGTGCTGGCGCATCCGGAGGTGGCGATCGTCGTGCGCACCACCGCTGCACCCGCCATCGCGACACCCGTCCCGCCCGCGGAAGCCGCGGAGTTCATGGTGGCCTACGCGAGCCGGCACCCGTGGGTGGCCAGGCAGTTGTGCAAGCGCCTCATGGGCTTTCCCGTTGACGGCAGCGAGGAGGGCTTCCGCGAGGTGGGGCGCCGCGTCCCGTTCGTCCGCCTCACGCCGAGAGGGCTCGCTCCTTGA
- a CDS encoding acyl-CoA thioesterase, which produces MTEAAHSADVHPFDDAVALDPVAEGVYSGRTHPAYANMVGPFGGITAAVVVRAVLDDARLLGELLSLTVNYAAPVADGTFELTATPVRTNRSTQHWTVELAQDGTVTTTATVVTGLRRPTWSDTEVAMPEVPAAEAVPVRPMPDFVVWARNYEMRYVEGALPDVDTGAQPDSTTTLWVRERPSRPLDVPALAALCDVFYPRVLRRRGTFVPAGTVSLSTYFHAAADTVRAQGDRPLLATARAGVFGGGYFDQSARLWSAGGELLASSHQLVYFKERALSA; this is translated from the coding sequence ATGACCGAAGCCGCCCACTCCGCGGACGTCCATCCGTTCGATGACGCCGTCGCACTGGATCCAGTGGCCGAAGGTGTCTACAGTGGACGCACCCACCCCGCGTACGCCAACATGGTGGGCCCCTTCGGCGGTATCACGGCGGCCGTTGTCGTGCGGGCGGTACTCGATGACGCCCGGCTGCTCGGAGAGCTCCTCTCGCTCACGGTCAACTACGCCGCTCCGGTGGCCGACGGGACGTTCGAGCTCACCGCCACCCCGGTCCGCACCAACCGCTCCACCCAGCACTGGACCGTCGAGCTCGCGCAGGACGGGACGGTGACCACCACGGCGACCGTCGTGACCGGGCTCCGCCGACCCACGTGGTCCGACACCGAGGTCGCCATGCCCGAGGTGCCCGCGGCCGAAGCCGTGCCGGTGCGCCCGATGCCGGACTTCGTCGTCTGGGCGCGCAACTACGAGATGCGGTACGTGGAAGGCGCACTGCCCGACGTGGACACCGGCGCGCAGCCGGACTCGACCACCACGCTGTGGGTGCGCGAGCGACCGTCCCGGCCGCTCGACGTTCCGGCGCTGGCGGCGTTGTGCGACGTCTTCTACCCGCGCGTGCTCCGTCGCAGGGGCACCTTCGTGCCTGCCGGCACGGTGTCGCTCTCGACGTACTTCCACGCCGCTGCCGACACGGTGCGCGCGCAGGGAGACCGTCCCCTGCTCGCGACCGCGCGAGCGGGGGTTTTCGGCGGCGGTTACTTCGACCAGTCGGCCCGCCTGTGGAGCGCAGGCGGCGAGCTGCTGGCGAGCAGTCACCAGCTGGTGTACTTCAAGGAGCGAGCCCTCTCGGCGTGA
- a CDS encoding TetR/AcrR family transcriptional regulator — protein MAQRTPRTTGPKTAMTASAVALLRERGVAGTSFADVLAHSGAPRGSVYHHFPGGKAQLVEEATRTASGELTAGITRLLRDHGTVSALRAVADLWRRDLARSDYTAGCPVAASALGPVPGARDAAGAALRGWESAVAESLRREGVPPERAGALGTLVVSALEGALVLARAQRSAAPLDAVVTELEITCGAAVAASRT, from the coding sequence ATGGCACAGCGGACGCCCCGGACGACAGGACCGAAAACGGCGATGACCGCCAGTGCCGTGGCTCTGCTGCGGGAGCGGGGCGTGGCCGGGACCTCGTTCGCCGACGTCCTCGCCCACAGCGGCGCTCCGCGCGGCTCGGTGTACCACCACTTCCCCGGGGGCAAGGCGCAGTTGGTCGAGGAGGCGACGCGCACGGCGTCCGGCGAGCTGACGGCCGGGATCACCCGCCTGCTACGTGACCACGGTACGGTATCCGCGCTGCGCGCGGTGGCGGACCTGTGGCGACGGGACCTCGCGCGCAGCGACTACACGGCGGGTTGCCCGGTGGCCGCGTCGGCGCTCGGCCCGGTGCCCGGGGCCAGGGACGCCGCTGGAGCGGCCCTGCGGGGCTGGGAGTCAGCCGTCGCGGAGTCGCTGCGCCGGGAGGGTGTGCCACCGGAACGGGCGGGAGCGCTCGGAACACTCGTGGTGAGCGCGCTGGAGGGCGCGCTCGTGTTGGCCAGAGCGCAACGCAGTGCCGCACCCCTCGACGCGGTGGTGACCGAACTGGAGATCACCTGCGGCGCCGCCGTCGCCGCCTCCCGGACGTGA
- a CDS encoding Cmx/CmrA family chloramphenicol efflux MFS transporter, whose protein sequence is MPLSLYLLAVAVFAMGTSEFMLAGLVPDIATSLDVSLGAAGLLTSAFAVGMIVGAPLMAALARRWPARASLLGFVSLFAAAHVVGALTTSFAVLLVTRTVAALANAGFLAVALSTAATLVPADRKGRALAVLLSGTTVATIAGVPGGAVLGTVLGWRATFWAITLLCLPAAFGIVKGVPAHAGKSSQDSPAGISLRAEIAQLAMPRLVLAMLLGALVNAATFATFTFLAPIVTGTAGLGELWVPVVLVLFGIGSFAGVTLAGRLSDQRPGIVIGVGGPMLLLGWVALATLAIQPVALLLLVFVQGALSFALGSTLIARVLYEAAGAPTMGGSYATAALNIGAAGGPLVAAATLGADAGNLGPVWTSSLLVAVALLIALPLLRVVAPRAGQAQAIG, encoded by the coding sequence ATGCCTCTTTCGCTCTACCTGCTCGCCGTGGCGGTCTTCGCCATGGGCACCTCGGAGTTCATGCTTGCCGGCCTGGTGCCGGACATCGCCACGAGCCTTGACGTGTCGCTCGGAGCCGCTGGGCTTCTGACCTCGGCGTTCGCGGTCGGGATGATCGTCGGTGCGCCGCTGATGGCAGCGCTCGCGCGCCGGTGGCCCGCTCGGGCCAGCCTGCTGGGCTTCGTGTCGCTGTTCGCCGCCGCCCATGTCGTGGGCGCCCTTACGACGAGTTTCGCGGTCCTGCTTGTCACCAGGACCGTCGCCGCCCTGGCCAACGCGGGCTTTTTGGCCGTGGCACTGAGTACGGCGGCCACGCTCGTCCCAGCCGACCGGAAAGGACGCGCGCTGGCAGTGCTGCTCTCGGGTACGACGGTGGCCACCATCGCCGGAGTTCCCGGCGGCGCGGTGCTCGGCACGGTGCTCGGCTGGCGGGCGACCTTCTGGGCGATCACACTGCTCTGCCTTCCCGCCGCCTTCGGCATCGTGAAGGGCGTCCCCGCTCATGCCGGAAAGTCCTCCCAGGACTCTCCGGCCGGTATTTCTCTGCGGGCCGAGATCGCCCAGCTCGCGATGCCCCGGCTGGTCCTGGCCATGCTGCTCGGGGCACTGGTCAACGCTGCCACCTTCGCCACGTTCACCTTCCTGGCACCGATCGTGACCGGCACCGCCGGTCTTGGCGAACTGTGGGTCCCGGTGGTACTGGTGCTCTTCGGCATCGGCTCCTTCGCCGGTGTCACTCTCGCGGGACGGCTCTCCGATCAGCGTCCGGGCATCGTGATCGGAGTCGGTGGTCCGATGCTGTTGCTCGGGTGGGTCGCGTTGGCGACCCTGGCCATCCAACCGGTGGCGCTTCTGCTTCTCGTGTTCGTCCAGGGCGCGCTGTCCTTCGCGTTGGGCAGCACCCTGATCGCCAGGGTGCTCTACGAAGCAGCGGGCGCCCCCACCATGGGCGGGTCGTATGCGACCGCGGCGCTCAACATCGGCGCAGCCGGCGGCCCGCTCGTTGCGGCGGCGACCCTCGGAGCCGATGCAGGCAACCTCGGCCCGGTGTGGACCAGCAGCCTCCTGGTCGCGGTGGCTTTGCTCATCGCCCTTCCGCTCCTGCGAGTCGTCGCGCCCCGCGCCGGTCAAGCCCAGGCGATCGGATGA
- a CDS encoding DUF2029 domain-containing protein, with translation MSHSVVAAPESDGAERPRDRGRSLRGPLRAEWTFPLVVGVVSAVVFAFVRTHLIDDTYITLSYARNLAFDGHWGLTLEQTSNTATSPLNVLSLAAITLVVRDAVVAAGVLFVLCQVGLALGLRRWGRERGLELAFAPLAVVTLLVNPLLVSSVGLEMALGASILVWLAVFTGERRYWAAGAMVGLLAVTRLDLLVVAAVVLVVRRRFWVGMWHVVTSAAAVALPWFLFSWLVLGSAVPDTLVIKTLQESWGEHDFGNGLALYFREYPAATVLSVWAVAAAVVSAVVWALGLRRGARLARVSAPMAVFALGGAAHALAYVWLGVPPYHWYYAPSVVAATVFVAALCSRWWFTAAVPALAAAASVALYGASGLPRDEAPVHSNHVASPQYLRIGEELRDIVGDGAVRSAGEIGALAYSCECAIVDVFSDRGRMAEAIEEKKRESSALGVTLLEANFAFLDAPAEPVRTEYELRITTKEAPAEAIAVWPTTSAWGSGHRTLYLVETD, from the coding sequence ATGTCGCACTCAGTCGTGGCGGCGCCCGAGTCCGACGGCGCCGAAAGACCTCGGGACCGGGGGCGGAGCCTCCGAGGCCCCCTCCGCGCGGAATGGACGTTTCCCCTCGTCGTCGGTGTGGTGTCGGCGGTGGTCTTCGCCTTCGTGCGGACCCACCTGATCGACGACACCTACATCACGCTGTCCTACGCCCGGAACCTCGCCTTCGACGGGCACTGGGGACTGACTCTCGAACAGACGTCCAACACGGCGACGTCGCCGCTGAACGTGCTGTCGCTCGCGGCGATCACCCTGGTGGTGCGCGATGCGGTGGTGGCGGCCGGGGTGTTGTTCGTGCTGTGCCAGGTAGGGCTCGCACTCGGGCTGCGCCGGTGGGGACGGGAGCGCGGCCTGGAGCTCGCCTTCGCTCCGCTCGCCGTGGTCACGCTGCTCGTCAACCCGCTGCTGGTCTCGTCGGTCGGCCTCGAGATGGCGCTCGGCGCCTCGATCCTGGTCTGGCTGGCCGTGTTCACCGGGGAACGCCGGTACTGGGCGGCGGGCGCGATGGTGGGGTTGCTGGCCGTGACGCGGCTGGATCTGCTCGTCGTGGCGGCCGTCGTGCTCGTGGTGCGGCGCCGGTTCTGGGTCGGCATGTGGCACGTGGTGACCTCGGCGGCCGCTGTCGCGTTGCCGTGGTTCCTCTTCAGCTGGTTGGTCCTCGGCTCCGCCGTTCCCGACACCCTCGTGATCAAGACGTTGCAGGAGTCGTGGGGCGAGCACGACTTCGGAAACGGCCTGGCCCTGTACTTCCGGGAGTACCCGGCTGCCACCGTGTTGTCGGTGTGGGCGGTCGCCGCCGCCGTCGTCTCCGCGGTGGTGTGGGCGCTCGGACTGCGCCGGGGTGCCCGCCTGGCCCGCGTGTCGGCTCCGATGGCGGTCTTCGCGCTCGGCGGCGCGGCCCACGCCCTGGCCTACGTGTGGCTCGGGGTCCCGCCGTACCACTGGTACTACGCGCCGAGCGTCGTCGCGGCCACGGTGTTCGTGGCGGCGCTGTGTTCCCGGTGGTGGTTCACCGCCGCGGTCCCCGCGCTGGCAGCGGCTGCGAGCGTCGCGCTCTACGGTGCCTCGGGACTGCCGCGCGACGAGGCTCCCGTCCACAGCAACCACGTGGCGTCCCCGCAGTACCTGCGCATCGGGGAGGAGTTGCGGGACATCGTCGGTGACGGTGCCGTGCGCAGTGCGGGGGAGATCGGGGCGCTCGCGTACTCGTGCGAGTGCGCGATCGTCGACGTGTTCTCCGACCGGGGGCGCATGGCGGAGGCCATCGAGGAGAAGAAACGGGAGTCGAGCGCGCTCGGCGTGACCCTGCTCGAAGCCAACTTCGCCTTCCTCGACGCCCCCGCCGAGCCGGTGCGGACCGAGTACGAGTTGCGCATCACCACGAAGGAGGCGCCGGCCGAGGCGATCGCCGTGTGGCCGACCACGTCGGCGTGGGGATCGGGCCACCGCACGCTGTACCTGGTGGAGACGGACTGA